One genomic window of Prochlorococcus sp. MIT 0603 includes the following:
- a CDS encoding YciI family protein — MPLFIKTEKFKKETLDLIPEKRSQFIQAHMRWAAKLKDTGKKVASGYLINDLGHPGGGGFLILEANDFNEAKLIVMNDPMIKNHLVEWEIHQWVPVIGELLNKINEDNPS; from the coding sequence ATGCCTCTTTTTATTAAGACTGAAAAGTTTAAAAAAGAAACTCTTGATTTGATTCCAGAAAAACGAAGTCAATTCATTCAAGCTCACATGCGATGGGCTGCAAAATTAAAAGATACTGGAAAAAAAGTAGCTTCAGGCTATTTAATAAATGATCTTGGCCATCCTGGAGGCGGAGGATTTCTTATTTTAGAAGCTAATGATTTCAACGAAGCAAAACTAATTGTGATGAATGATCCAATGATTAAGAATCACTTGGTGGAATGGGAAATTCATCAATGGGTTCCCGTTATTGGTGAACTATTAAATAAAATCAACGAGGATAATCCTTCATAA
- the cobJ gene encoding precorrin-3B C(17)-methyltransferase → MKPSDRIAIGFSSSSYDLMKRLKSRGHVKTLALTPGASSKLDLASEEVIVDKPEKVFRRFWSSKTTFVVIGALGAVIRIIAPLLTDKESDPAVVVLDAKAQNIVPILGGHKGGAEELSCQLAQDLGGKAVFTGFSRTEKVLAIDSFGYAWGWKRTGDNADWNDAMISLSNGSKITFEQTAGSNLWSLSEGAAKACQFLKNGKHFTQSPLINICSEELDKCCWHPATLWIGIGCERNTSQNLIERSIKESLNEAGLAKESIAGLATIDIKSDEASIRYFQKKESLPLRFFSAKELLLIDVPNPSEIVQAEIGTSSVAESASILAAGENGTLKYEKHIYRSEKGEKGAVTIAIAQSMKPFSPSRGELHLVGSGPGELSFLTHDSRFALSRCAIWIGYKRYLDLLESFRRCDQVRIDSDLTNERARCLEALELATQGIRVALVSSGDSGIYGMAGLALELWLEKPKSDRPEFKVHPGISSLQMAAARIGAPLMNDFCAISLSDCLTSWAKILTRIQSASISDFVIAFYNPRSKDRDWQLKKALDVILESRAPSTPVVFARQLGRSDEKIEVHTLGNFPVDRVDMLSLILVGNTTSFFQDEYVVTPRGY, encoded by the coding sequence TTGAAACCTAGCGACCGAATTGCTATTGGCTTTTCCTCTTCTTCTTATGACCTAATGAAGAGGCTTAAATCCCGTGGTCATGTAAAAACCCTTGCATTAACTCCAGGTGCTTCTTCCAAGCTCGATTTAGCTTCTGAAGAAGTCATAGTTGATAAACCAGAAAAAGTTTTTCGAAGATTTTGGAGTTCTAAAACGACTTTTGTTGTTATTGGTGCACTTGGAGCAGTAATTCGAATTATTGCTCCTTTATTAACTGATAAAGAAAGTGATCCTGCAGTTGTTGTCCTTGATGCAAAAGCACAAAATATAGTCCCTATATTGGGAGGACATAAGGGTGGGGCCGAAGAACTATCTTGTCAGTTGGCTCAAGACCTTGGAGGAAAGGCTGTTTTTACAGGGTTTTCTAGAACAGAGAAAGTTCTTGCTATTGATAGTTTTGGATATGCTTGGGGTTGGAAGCGAACAGGTGATAATGCAGATTGGAATGATGCAATGATTAGCTTAAGCAATGGAAGCAAAATAACTTTTGAGCAAACTGCAGGTTCGAATTTATGGAGCCTTTCTGAAGGGGCAGCTAAAGCATGTCAGTTTTTGAAAAATGGAAAACATTTTACGCAATCACCACTGATTAATATTTGTTCAGAAGAATTAGATAAATGTTGTTGGCATCCCGCTACTTTGTGGATTGGAATTGGTTGTGAAAGAAATACAAGTCAAAATCTTATAGAACGATCTATAAAAGAATCTTTGAATGAGGCTGGACTAGCCAAAGAGTCTATTGCTGGACTTGCAACTATTGATATTAAATCAGATGAGGCTTCTATAAGATACTTTCAGAAAAAGGAGTCTTTACCTCTACGTTTCTTTAGTGCTAAGGAACTTTTATTAATCGATGTTCCTAATCCTTCAGAGATAGTTCAAGCAGAAATAGGTACATCTTCTGTTGCAGAATCTGCATCAATTTTGGCTGCAGGAGAAAATGGAACTCTGAAATATGAGAAACATATTTACAGATCAGAAAAGGGTGAAAAAGGAGCTGTAACTATTGCAATTGCTCAATCAATGAAACCTTTCTCTCCTTCTAGAGGAGAGCTTCATTTGGTAGGAAGCGGACCTGGTGAACTAAGCTTTTTAACTCATGATTCTCGTTTTGCACTCTCGAGATGTGCAATATGGATTGGATATAAAAGATATTTGGACTTGCTTGAATCATTTAGGAGGTGTGATCAGGTTCGTATTGATAGTGATCTGACCAATGAGCGTGCAAGATGTTTGGAGGCATTAGAACTAGCTACTCAAGGCATAAGAGTAGCTCTAGTTTCTTCAGGAGATAGTGGAATTTATGGGATGGCTGGGTTGGCTTTGGAGCTTTGGTTGGAAAAGCCAAAATCGGATAGACCAGAATTCAAGGTTCATCCTGGTATTAGCTCCCTTCAGATGGCTGCAGCAAGAATCGGTGCTCCTTTGATGAATGATTTTTGTGCAATTAGTCTTAGTGATTGCTTAACTTCATGGGCAAAAATTCTAACTCGGATTCAATCTGCTTCCATATCTGATTTTGTCATTGCCTTCTATAACCCCAGGTCTAAAGATCGAGATTGGCAATTGAAAAAAGCGTTGGATGTCATTCTTGAAAGCAGAGCACCTTCTACCCCAGTTGTCTTTGCTCGGCAACTGGGTAGATCAGATGAAAAAATTGAAGTTCATACACTTGGCAATTTCCCTGTTGATAGAGTTGATATGCTTTCATTAATATTGGTTGGAAATACGACTAGTTTTTTTCAAGATGAATATGTAGTAACTCCTAGAGGGTATTAG
- the rpsG gene encoding 30S ribosomal protein S7 — MSRRNAAEKRPVLPDPQFNNRLATMMVARLMKHGKKSTAQRILSQAFGLINERTGGDPIELFETAIKNATPLVEVRARRVGGATYQVPMEVRQERGTAMALRWLVNFSRSRNGRSMAHKLAGELMDAANEAGSAVRKREETHKMAEANKAFAHYRY; from the coding sequence ATGTCAAGACGAAACGCCGCAGAGAAAAGGCCAGTTTTACCTGACCCACAATTTAATAATCGCTTGGCAACGATGATGGTTGCTAGATTAATGAAACATGGAAAGAAGTCCACGGCTCAGAGGATTTTATCTCAAGCTTTTGGTTTGATTAATGAAAGGACTGGCGGAGATCCTATAGAGCTTTTTGAAACAGCTATAAAGAATGCCACTCCTCTCGTTGAAGTAAGGGCTAGGCGAGTTGGGGGTGCAACTTATCAAGTTCCTATGGAAGTTCGTCAGGAACGTGGCACAGCAATGGCTTTAAGATGGCTTGTCAATTTCTCCAGATCCAGAAATGGGAGAAGTATGGCTCACAAGCTTGCAGGTGAGTTAATGGATGCTGCAAATGAGGCTGGGAGTGCAGTACGTAAACGTGAGGAAACCCATAAAATGGCTGAAGCAAATAAGGCTTTTGCTCATTATCGTTATTGA
- the psaA gene encoding photosystem I core protein PsaA, translating to MTISPPKRGDKAKGEAPTPYDQPVDRDHQPIDYEKLNKPGFWSSKLSKGPKTTTWIWNLHADAHDFDTHLGDLEETSRKIFSAHFGHLAVVFIWMSAAFFHGARFSNYSGWLADPTHVKPGAQVVWPVVGQEMLNADLGGNYHGLQITSGIFQMWRAWGITSEVQLMALAIGGVIMAALMLHGGIYHYHKAAPKLEWFQKIEPMLQHHQIALIGLGSIAWAGHLIHIGAPVAAMLDAIDAGTPLVVDGVTIASAADVTNLAPRLCDPSVASQIFPSLAGRTVENFFTLNWWAFSDILTNKGGLNPVTGSLWMTDISHHHLAFGVFAIFGGHMWRNNVHGVGHSMKEIMDVHKGDPILFPAPKGHQGIFEFLSNSWHGQLSINLAMVGSASIVLAHHMYALPPYPYIAIDYPTVLGLFTHHMWIGGLFICGAAAHAGIAMIRDYDPAVHIDNVLDRILKARDAIISHLNWVCMWLGFHSFGLYIHNDVMRALGRPQDMFSDTGIQLQPFLAQWVQNLQQSAVGTADVVGAGNLPGSVLSEVFNGNVVEVGGKVAIGPIPLGTADLMIHHVHAFTIHVTLLILLKGVLYARSSRLIPDKAQLGFRFPCDGPGRGGTCQVSSWDHVFLGLFWMYNSLSVVIFHFSWKMQSDVWGLTGGNFAQSSITINGWLRDFLWAQSSQVLTSYGQPISMYGLMFLGAHFVWAFSLMFLFSGRGYWQELFESIIWAHNKLKVAPTIQPRALSITQGRAVGVAHFLLGGIATTWAFFHARLIGLG from the coding sequence ATGACCATAAGCCCACCAAAACGTGGGGATAAAGCAAAAGGGGAAGCACCCACCCCTTATGACCAGCCTGTCGATAGGGATCATCAACCTATTGATTACGAAAAACTCAACAAACCTGGGTTCTGGTCTTCCAAGCTTTCTAAAGGTCCCAAAACCACAACATGGATTTGGAACCTCCACGCTGACGCTCACGATTTTGACACTCATCTAGGTGATCTAGAAGAGACAAGTAGAAAGATCTTTTCTGCTCACTTTGGACATTTAGCAGTTGTCTTTATTTGGATGAGTGCTGCTTTCTTTCATGGTGCACGATTCTCTAACTACAGCGGCTGGCTAGCTGACCCTACACACGTAAAGCCTGGGGCTCAGGTTGTTTGGCCAGTTGTAGGTCAAGAAATGCTTAATGCTGATCTAGGCGGCAACTATCACGGTCTGCAAATCACATCTGGGATTTTCCAAATGTGGCGAGCTTGGGGCATTACCAGTGAAGTGCAACTAATGGCTTTAGCCATTGGTGGTGTGATTATGGCTGCTTTAATGCTTCATGGAGGCATTTATCATTACCATAAGGCTGCTCCGAAACTTGAATGGTTTCAAAAAATTGAACCAATGCTTCAACACCATCAGATTGCTCTGATCGGTTTAGGTTCAATTGCATGGGCTGGACACCTAATTCATATTGGTGCACCTGTTGCAGCAATGCTTGATGCAATTGATGCAGGAACGCCTCTCGTAGTTGATGGAGTAACAATTGCTTCAGCTGCAGACGTAACTAATCTTGCACCAAGACTTTGTGACCCTTCTGTTGCAAGTCAGATTTTCCCTAGTCTTGCAGGAAGAACAGTAGAAAACTTCTTCACTCTTAACTGGTGGGCATTTAGCGATATTCTTACCAACAAAGGTGGTCTAAATCCTGTTACAGGAAGCCTTTGGATGACAGATATCTCTCATCACCATCTTGCCTTTGGAGTATTTGCCATCTTTGGCGGACATATGTGGAGAAACAATGTTCATGGTGTTGGGCATAGCATGAAAGAGATTATGGACGTCCATAAAGGTGATCCAATTCTTTTCCCTGCACCAAAAGGTCATCAAGGCATCTTTGAGTTCCTTAGCAATAGCTGGCATGGTCAATTAAGCATCAACCTTGCAATGGTTGGATCCGCAAGCATTGTTCTTGCGCATCACATGTATGCTTTACCCCCATATCCATATATCGCAATTGACTATCCTACGGTTCTAGGATTATTCACTCATCACATGTGGATTGGTGGCCTGTTTATTTGTGGAGCAGCTGCTCATGCAGGCATTGCAATGATTAGAGATTATGATCCAGCAGTACATATAGATAATGTTCTTGATCGAATACTTAAAGCCAGAGATGCAATTATCAGTCACTTGAATTGGGTTTGCATGTGGCTTGGTTTCCATAGTTTTGGCCTTTACATTCATAACGATGTAATGCGAGCACTTGGAAGACCTCAAGATATGTTTAGTGATACAGGTATTCAATTACAGCCTTTCTTAGCTCAATGGGTTCAAAATCTCCAACAAAGTGCTGTAGGTACAGCCGATGTTGTAGGAGCAGGTAACTTACCTGGAAGTGTCCTGAGCGAAGTTTTCAATGGAAATGTAGTTGAAGTTGGTGGAAAAGTTGCTATTGGACCAATCCCACTAGGAACTGCCGACTTGATGATCCATCACGTTCATGCTTTTACTATTCATGTAACTCTTTTGATTCTTCTTAAGGGTGTTCTATATGCAAGAAGCTCAAGACTAATTCCTGATAAAGCTCAACTTGGTTTCCGTTTCCCTTGCGATGGTCCAGGCAGAGGAGGCACCTGTCAGGTTTCTTCTTGGGACCATGTATTCCTAGGCCTATTCTGGATGTACAACAGTCTTTCTGTTGTTATCTTCCATTTCTCATGGAAAATGCAGAGTGATGTATGGGGCCTTACTGGTGGAAACTTTGCTCAAAGTTCAATTACCATTAATGGATGGCTTCGTGACTTCCTTTGGGCACAGTCATCACAGGTCTTAACAAGCTATGGGCAACCAATCAGCATGTATGGCCTGATGTTCCTAGGCGCTCATTTCGTATGGGCCTTCAGTTTAATGTTCCTATTCAGTGGCAGAGGCTACTGGCAGGAACTTTTTGAGTCCATAATTTGGGCACATAATAAGTTAAAAGTTGCACCAACTATTCAGCCACGCGCTCTCTCAATCACTCAGGGTCGTGCAGTTGGTGTTGCTCACTTCCTTCTAGGTGGAATTGCTACCACCTGGGCTTTCTTCCACGCCCGCCTTATTGGGCTCGGCTAA
- the rpsL gene encoding 30S ribosomal protein S12, whose protein sequence is MPTIQQLIRTERSRLTRKTKSPALQSCPERRGVCTRVYTSTPKKPNSALRKVARVRLTSGFEVTAYIPGIGHNLQEHSVVLLRGGRVKDLPGVRYHIIRGTLDTAGVKDRRQSRSKYGAKAPKS, encoded by the coding sequence ATGCCAACCATTCAACAGCTAATTAGAACTGAGCGCTCGCGTCTTACTCGCAAAACCAAGTCGCCAGCATTGCAGTCATGCCCTGAAAGAAGGGGTGTTTGTACAAGAGTTTATACATCTACTCCTAAGAAACCTAATTCTGCCTTACGCAAAGTAGCAAGGGTTAGGCTTACTTCTGGCTTTGAAGTTACTGCTTATATACCTGGCATAGGTCACAATCTTCAAGAACACTCAGTTGTATTGCTCCGTGGAGGGCGAGTTAAAGATCTCCCAGGAGTTCGTTATCACATAATTCGAGGTACCCTTGACACTGCTGGGGTTAAAGACCGTCGACAGTCGCGCTCCAAATATGGCGCCAAGGCTCCAAAGTCATAA
- the lipA gene encoding lipoyl synthase, translating into MNTHKPEWLRVKAPQTERIGRVADLLSDLNLNTVCQEASCPNIGECFAGGTATFLIMGPGCTRACPYCDIDFDKSVRGLDPSEPERLGEAVKRLGLNHVVITSVNRDDLKDGGASQFVKCINEVRVSSPGTTIELLIPDFCGNWDALSKVIAASPDVLNHNIETVPRLYKRARPQGVYQRSLELLLRVREEASKIYAKSGLMVGLGETDDEVMSVLSDLHDNNVDIVTIGQYLSPGPKHLPVDRFVTPSQFNQYRQEGEMRFDFLQVVSSPLTRSSYHAGEVRRLMKDYPR; encoded by the coding sequence ATGAACACTCATAAACCAGAATGGTTAAGGGTTAAGGCTCCGCAAACCGAACGTATTGGACGAGTTGCAGATTTGTTGTCGGATTTAAATTTAAATACTGTTTGTCAAGAAGCTAGTTGCCCTAATATTGGTGAATGTTTTGCAGGAGGAACTGCAACTTTTTTGATAATGGGTCCTGGCTGTACCAGAGCATGTCCATATTGCGATATTGATTTTGATAAAAGTGTTCGTGGCCTTGACCCTTCTGAGCCAGAACGTCTTGGAGAAGCTGTCAAAAGGCTTGGCTTGAACCATGTCGTGATTACTTCTGTGAACCGTGATGATTTAAAAGATGGCGGTGCAAGTCAATTTGTCAAGTGCATTAATGAAGTGAGAGTTAGCTCGCCAGGAACAACTATTGAATTATTAATACCTGATTTCTGCGGGAATTGGGATGCTTTAAGTAAAGTGATAGCAGCCTCTCCAGATGTGTTAAATCACAATATAGAAACAGTCCCAAGACTTTATAAGAGAGCTAGACCTCAGGGGGTTTATCAACGTTCATTGGAATTATTACTTCGTGTTAGAGAAGAAGCTTCAAAGATATATGCAAAGTCAGGGTTAATGGTTGGCCTTGGAGAAACGGATGATGAGGTAATGAGCGTACTTTCAGACTTGCATGATAACAATGTAGATATTGTGACAATAGGTCAGTACCTTTCTCCAGGCCCCAAACATTTGCCTGTAGATAGATTTGTGACTCCCTCACAGTTTAATCAATACAGACAAGAGGGAGAGATGCGTTTTGACTTCTTGCAGGTAGTTAGCTCTCCTTTAACGCGCAGTAGTTATCACGCAGGGGAAGTTCGGAGGCTTATGAAGGATTATCCTCGTTGA
- the gltB gene encoding glutamate synthase large subunit, whose product MLNEPHIANFPYCDSSSPKALAGERDACGVGFLAQVEGKASHWILEQALRGLECMEHRGGCGGDSDSGDGAGILCAIPWGFLEKVWPEANCSHKSTGLGMVFMPNDEELREKAEIIFEEEAEKLSLTTKGWRKVPVNTSVLGPLAQTTAPFIEQWLVEGIQEEENLENLLFRLRKRIQKRLTKSLKNLEEKPYIASLSTRTVVYKGMVRSTVLSEFYQDLKDTNFEVAFAIYHRRFSTNTLPRWPLSQPMRLLGHNGEINTLLGNLNWAKATEVHLKEIWGESAQDIEPIVNPSFSDSANLDATLELLVRSGRPITDSLLTLVPEAFRDQPELEQQPEINSFYEYSACTQEAWDGPALLVFSDGCFIGATLDRNGLRPARYCVTKDNLVIMGSETGVVEIDERDIIEKGRLGPGQMLAVDLKEGRLLKNWEVKQEAAHRYPYQDWLSKNSSTLSNQPWLNNTNLNDLELLTKQTAFGFSAEDLEIIIDAMASGGKEPTYCMGDDIPLAILSNKPHLLYDYFKQRFAQVTNPPIDPLREKLVMSLEMHLGKRGSSLVPKDNSFSVININSPILNENDLIELGNKDLKVKTISTLINIQENFQSLEQALQNICLEAASAVRNGIRLLILSDRGINANQTYVPPLLAVGAVHHYLLDRKLRLDASIIVDTAQCWSTHHVACLIGYGASAICPWLTWETTRHWWESPKTQKLVESNKLPGLTINKAQANLKQALEDGLRKILSKIGISLLASYHGAQIFEAVGIGADIINIAFKGTTSRIAGLSLKELANETFSFHSKAYPELDRKKLEFFGFVQYRSGGEFHLNNPAMSKALHAAVKAGPGYNHFATYQSLLESRPPTALRDLLTFREKKKPVPIDQVESVESICTRFCTGGMSLGALSREAHEVLAIAMNRIGGKSNSGEGGEDPQRFKILDDVDEDNLSATLPNLKGLQNGDTACSAIKQIASGRFGVTPEYLRSGKQLEIKVAQGAKPGEGGQLPGAKVDAYIAKLRNSKPGVALISPPPHHDIYSIEDLAQLIHDLHQINPEAKVSVKLVAEIGIGTIAAGVAKANADVIQISGHDGGTGASPLSSIKHAGLPWELGLTEVHRSLLENGLRNRVLLRADGGLKTGWDVVIAALLGAEEYGFGSIAMIAEGCIMARICHTNKCPVGVATQQEALRKRFPGLPEHVVNFFLFVAEEVRQIMSTLGFSRLEDLIGRTEILQSRNLDLTKTKRLDLSSLLAPIQESADRSWLLHKQSPHSNGQILENQLLEDEEILNAIINHGNVSRKIPIVNTDRSVCARISGNIAQSYGNNGFQGSLAITFTGASGQSFGAFLLQGMHIHLIGEANDYVGKGMNGGRITIVPPRNNEDASNQVILGNTCLYGGTGGKLFALGKAGERFAVRNSGVKAVVEGTGDHCCEYMTGGIVVVLGSTGRNVGAGMTGGITFLLDEDEQVGRLVNKEIVDISPLANKKQEDILRPLIHEHWLQTKSYKAEKIIKDWETAKKLFKLLVPPSEKEKVGL is encoded by the coding sequence ATGCTTAACGAACCACATATTGCTAATTTCCCATACTGTGATAGCAGTTCTCCAAAGGCCTTGGCGGGGGAAAGAGATGCTTGTGGAGTTGGTTTTTTAGCCCAAGTTGAAGGAAAAGCAAGTCATTGGATTTTAGAGCAAGCACTTCGAGGTTTGGAGTGTATGGAACACAGAGGAGGATGTGGAGGGGATAGTGATTCAGGGGATGGAGCGGGTATTCTATGCGCTATACCTTGGGGCTTTTTAGAGAAAGTTTGGCCTGAAGCGAATTGCTCTCACAAATCCACTGGATTAGGTATGGTTTTCATGCCAAATGACGAAGAGCTACGAGAAAAAGCTGAAATAATATTTGAAGAAGAAGCCGAAAAACTTTCATTAACTACAAAAGGATGGCGCAAAGTACCTGTCAATACTTCAGTTCTTGGCCCATTAGCTCAGACAACCGCACCTTTTATTGAGCAATGGCTTGTAGAAGGAATCCAAGAAGAGGAAAATCTTGAGAATTTATTATTCAGATTGAGAAAACGAATTCAAAAACGTCTTACTAAATCACTAAAAAATCTTGAAGAGAAACCTTATATTGCATCTTTAAGTACGAGGACAGTTGTATATAAAGGAATGGTCAGATCAACTGTCTTATCTGAATTCTATCAAGATCTCAAAGACACAAACTTTGAAGTTGCATTTGCTATTTATCATCGAAGGTTCAGCACTAATACTTTACCTCGTTGGCCACTATCACAACCAATGCGGTTGCTTGGACACAATGGAGAAATAAATACTCTCCTAGGTAATTTAAACTGGGCAAAAGCAACAGAAGTTCATCTAAAAGAAATTTGGGGAGAATCTGCACAAGATATAGAGCCAATCGTAAATCCTTCATTTAGTGATTCAGCTAATCTTGATGCAACACTTGAACTGCTAGTTCGAAGTGGAAGACCTATCACTGACAGCCTGCTTACCTTAGTCCCAGAAGCTTTTAGAGATCAACCAGAACTTGAACAACAACCAGAAATAAACTCATTTTACGAATATTCAGCATGTACTCAAGAAGCATGGGATGGTCCAGCCCTTCTTGTCTTCTCAGACGGATGTTTTATAGGAGCAACCCTAGACAGGAATGGTTTAAGGCCTGCCCGCTATTGCGTAACCAAGGACAATCTTGTGATCATGGGGTCTGAGACAGGTGTAGTTGAAATAGATGAGAGGGACATTATTGAAAAAGGAAGGTTAGGCCCTGGACAAATGTTGGCCGTTGATCTCAAAGAAGGAAGACTTTTGAAAAATTGGGAGGTTAAGCAAGAAGCTGCACATAGATACCCATATCAAGATTGGCTTTCGAAAAATAGCTCAACTCTAAGCAATCAGCCTTGGCTAAATAACACAAATTTGAATGATTTAGAGCTACTAACAAAACAAACTGCATTTGGATTCTCTGCAGAAGATCTAGAAATTATTATTGATGCCATGGCCAGTGGGGGGAAAGAGCCTACATACTGCATGGGAGATGATATTCCCCTTGCAATTCTTTCAAACAAACCCCATCTCTTATACGACTACTTCAAGCAAAGATTTGCTCAAGTAACCAACCCTCCTATTGATCCATTAAGAGAAAAGCTTGTTATGAGCTTAGAAATGCATCTGGGCAAAAGAGGTTCTTCATTAGTCCCAAAAGACAATTCATTTTCAGTAATTAATATTAATTCTCCTATTCTCAATGAAAATGATCTCATTGAACTAGGCAATAAAGACTTAAAAGTTAAAACAATATCCACCCTAATAAATATACAAGAAAATTTCCAAAGTCTTGAGCAAGCATTGCAGAACATATGTCTTGAGGCCGCTTCAGCAGTAAGAAATGGGATAAGATTACTAATACTTTCTGACCGAGGAATAAATGCAAATCAAACATATGTACCTCCTTTACTAGCTGTAGGAGCAGTACATCACTATTTGCTAGATCGAAAGCTCAGACTTGATGCATCAATAATTGTAGATACTGCTCAATGCTGGAGTACTCACCACGTAGCATGTCTTATTGGGTATGGAGCAAGTGCAATATGTCCCTGGTTAACATGGGAAACAACACGCCACTGGTGGGAAAGTCCCAAAACGCAAAAGCTAGTTGAAAGTAATAAGCTTCCAGGTTTAACGATCAATAAAGCTCAAGCAAACTTAAAACAAGCCTTAGAAGATGGACTACGCAAAATACTCTCAAAAATTGGAATTTCTCTTTTAGCCAGCTATCACGGTGCTCAAATTTTTGAAGCAGTAGGCATAGGAGCGGATATTATCAATATTGCTTTCAAAGGGACAACTAGCAGAATCGCTGGTTTAAGCCTTAAAGAATTAGCAAACGAAACGTTCTCATTTCATTCAAAGGCATATCCTGAACTTGATCGGAAAAAACTTGAGTTTTTTGGTTTTGTTCAATATCGCAGTGGGGGTGAATTTCACTTAAACAACCCCGCAATGTCTAAGGCATTGCATGCTGCAGTTAAAGCAGGTCCAGGTTACAACCACTTTGCAACCTATCAATCACTTCTTGAATCTAGACCACCTACTGCATTACGCGATTTGTTGACATTTCGCGAGAAGAAAAAGCCCGTTCCTATAGATCAAGTTGAAAGTGTGGAAAGCATCTGTACAAGATTTTGTACTGGTGGAATGAGCTTAGGAGCCCTTTCTAGAGAAGCCCATGAAGTTCTAGCAATAGCGATGAATAGAATTGGCGGGAAAAGCAATAGTGGTGAAGGAGGAGAGGATCCACAAAGGTTCAAGATTCTTGATGACGTAGACGAAGACAACCTCTCAGCCACATTGCCTAATCTCAAAGGCCTGCAAAATGGAGACACAGCTTGTTCTGCAATTAAACAAATAGCTTCAGGGAGATTTGGTGTTACACCTGAATATTTACGAAGTGGCAAACAGTTGGAAATCAAGGTTGCTCAAGGCGCAAAGCCAGGAGAAGGAGGGCAATTACCTGGTGCAAAAGTAGATGCATATATTGCAAAGCTAAGAAATAGCAAGCCTGGTGTCGCGCTCATTTCGCCTCCACCACATCACGATATCTATTCCATTGAAGATTTAGCTCAATTAATCCACGATCTGCATCAAATAAATCCAGAAGCAAAGGTCAGTGTAAAACTAGTAGCAGAAATAGGTATAGGAACCATTGCTGCAGGTGTAGCAAAAGCTAACGCTGATGTAATCCAAATTTCTGGTCACGATGGTGGAACTGGGGCCTCTCCTCTTAGTTCTATCAAACATGCTGGATTGCCTTGGGAATTAGGCCTAACAGAAGTACATAGATCTTTGTTAGAGAATGGCCTAAGAAATAGAGTCTTGCTTAGGGCGGATGGGGGCCTGAAAACCGGTTGGGACGTTGTTATTGCAGCTCTCCTTGGAGCTGAAGAATATGGCTTCGGTTCTATCGCCATGATCGCAGAAGGCTGCATCATGGCACGCATATGCCATACCAATAAATGTCCAGTAGGTGTCGCTACACAACAAGAAGCCTTAAGGAAACGTTTTCCAGGCCTTCCTGAACATGTAGTGAATTTCTTCTTATTTGTTGCAGAAGAAGTTAGGCAGATAATGAGCACCTTAGGTTTTTCTCGTTTAGAAGATCTAATTGGCAGAACAGAAATACTTCAATCTCGAAACCTTGATCTTACAAAAACAAAAAGGCTTGACCTATCTTCACTTCTAGCACCAATTCAAGAATCTGCTGACCGTTCATGGCTACTTCACAAACAAAGTCCTCATAGCAATGGTCAGATTTTAGAAAATCAACTTTTAGAAGACGAAGAGATTCTCAATGCAATAATTAATCATGGGAATGTATCCCGCAAAATACCAATAGTTAATACTGATCGCAGTGTATGTGCTCGAATATCTGGCAATATTGCTCAATCATATGGTAACAATGGTTTCCAAGGGAGTCTTGCAATAACTTTTACGGGAGCATCTGGGCAAAGTTTCGGGGCATTTTTGTTACAGGGCATGCATATTCACTTAATCGGAGAAGCTAATGATTATGTAGGGAAAGGAATGAATGGAGGAAGAATTACCATAGTTCCACCAAGAAATAATGAGGATGCATCAAATCAAGTAATCCTAGGCAACACATGTTTATATGGGGGAACGGGCGGCAAGTTATTTGCACTTGGGAAAGCTGGGGAGCGCTTTGCAGTAAGGAATAGCGGAGTAAAAGCAGTTGTAGAGGGCACTGGAGATCATTGCTGTGAATACATGACTGGTGGAATAGTTGTTGTACTTGGATCTACAGGTAGAAATGTTGGCGCTGGAATGACTGGTGGAATCACCTTCTTATTAGATGAAGATGAGCAAGTTGGGCGTCTAGTAAATAAAGAGATTGTAGACATTTCTCCTTTAGCAAATAAGAAGCAAGAAGATATTTTAAGGCCCTTAATTCACGAGCATTGGTTACAAACAAAAAGTTATAAAGCAGAAAAGATAATAAAAGATTGGGAGACTGCAAAAAAGCTATTTAAGCTTTTAGTCCCCCCAAGCGAAAAAGAGAAGGTTGGCTTATGA